One segment of Allorhodopirellula heiligendammensis DNA contains the following:
- the atpB gene encoding F0F1 ATP synthase subunit A, producing the protein MLYLLAAGQDPTDHAIPHSLIHSPLLRIPVSDGETSVPAMGIHNGYYEFFITNHLMMSAIAALCLIVVGVFCSRRISIYHGEGLGRYQTRGRISQLFETICAFIRDEVAYPNLRGLTDKYIYYIWTVFFFILFANILGVIPFGYMLQMITGDTHFSHWGGSATGNLSMTGVMALTSLFAIVFIGIRETSLKDFLNHFNPIGWDGGIMMLPIALMLYVLEVLSLLIKCFVLAMRLFGTMMAGHLVLAAFVGLIFAARAAGDGTALAVSIPVVLVGTALTLLELFVCCLQAFIFTFLTVLFISSMAVHEHDEHLDDDPHAMDDANQMDPDKIFDPGRISPAVGASHPAGA; encoded by the coding sequence ATGCTTTACCTGCTTGCTGCCGGCCAAGACCCGACCGATCATGCAATTCCGCATTCATTGATCCATTCACCGCTGCTGCGAATTCCGGTGAGCGATGGCGAAACAAGCGTTCCCGCGATGGGGATCCACAACGGCTATTACGAATTCTTTATCACCAACCATCTGATGATGTCCGCGATCGCGGCGTTGTGCCTGATTGTCGTCGGTGTGTTTTGTTCGCGACGAATCAGCATTTATCACGGTGAGGGGTTGGGGCGCTACCAGACTCGCGGTCGGATTTCGCAGCTGTTCGAAACAATTTGTGCGTTCATTCGGGATGAAGTCGCTTACCCCAATCTTCGGGGACTGACCGATAAGTACATCTACTACATTTGGACGGTGTTCTTTTTTATCCTGTTCGCCAACATTCTCGGCGTGATCCCATTCGGGTACATGCTCCAGATGATCACCGGCGATACCCACTTTTCGCATTGGGGCGGTAGTGCGACAGGTAACCTGTCGATGACCGGGGTGATGGCTCTGACATCGTTGTTCGCAATCGTGTTCATCGGAATTCGCGAAACCAGTCTCAAAGACTTCCTTAACCACTTCAATCCGATTGGTTGGGATGGTGGGATCATGATGCTGCCCATCGCATTGATGTTGTACGTGCTCGAAGTGCTCAGTCTCCTGATCAAGTGTTTCGTGTTGGCCATGCGACTTTTCGGGACGATGATGGCGGGGCACCTTGTCCTCGCGGCATTCGTCGGGCTGATTTTTGCGGCGCGTGCTGCTGGGGATGGGACGGCCCTCGCCGTCAGTATCCCCGTTGTGCTCGTGGGTACCGCCTTGACGCTCTTGGAGCTTTTCGTGTGCTGCCTGCAAGCCTTCATTTTCACGTTCTTGACCGTGCTGTTCATCTCGTCAATGGCTGTCCACGAACATGACGAGCATCTCGACGATGACCCGCATGCGATGGACGACGCCAACCAGATGGACCCGGACAAGATCTTTGATCCAGGCCGGATCAGTCCCGCCGTCGGTGCGAGCCATCCGGCAGGTGCATAA
- a CDS encoding amidohydrolase family protein, whose amino-acid sequence MMSTQFTGRRVAGSAGSIPQSGGRKGLGPSHMQTITLRARWIVPISSPPIENGFVEIAAGRIVRCGPLTTDVAVSVDLGDVAILPGLVNSHTHLEFSDLAQPIGHAGMELADWIVQVIQSRATRVAEDNSIDCVVELGAMEAVQSGTALIGEIATTPWQMPSTDVGIVSYAEVLGLTTGRATERWNAAVRHLDLYPHASGISPHAPYSAPPELISRCVDHAIHLGRPLAMHVAESPAERELLQHGSGPLADQLSTLGLDMESHFPWASSDPFGWLIDLLARAPAASIIHGNNLSPAEMERVASHPTLSVVYCPRTHAYFGHAPHPVADLAAAGVNVALGTDSRASNPDLQLWREVQFLLNHRQDLSPHTVLRMATYGGAAAMLQDHDYGTLLPGRLAAFASVPTTAHDVNRLYADLAVADASQLTPL is encoded by the coding sequence ATGATGTCGACTCAGTTCACAGGCCGAAGAGTCGCCGGTTCAGCGGGCAGCATCCCGCAAAGTGGAGGTCGGAAGGGATTGGGCCCGAGTCATATGCAGACGATCACCCTCCGCGCCCGTTGGATCGTGCCGATCTCCAGCCCGCCGATTGAGAACGGATTTGTCGAGATTGCCGCCGGCAGGATCGTTCGCTGCGGTCCTTTGACAACTGATGTCGCCGTCAGCGTCGACCTCGGCGACGTGGCGATCCTACCTGGACTGGTCAACTCGCATACGCATCTCGAATTCAGCGATCTCGCGCAGCCGATCGGTCACGCGGGGATGGAACTGGCCGACTGGATTGTCCAGGTCATTCAGTCCCGCGCCACACGCGTTGCTGAGGATAACTCAATTGATTGTGTTGTCGAGTTGGGTGCCATGGAGGCGGTCCAGTCGGGTACCGCTCTGATCGGTGAAATTGCGACCACGCCATGGCAAATGCCCAGTACTGACGTTGGCATCGTGTCCTATGCCGAGGTTCTTGGTTTAACGACTGGACGCGCGACGGAGCGATGGAATGCGGCCGTTAGGCATCTCGACTTGTACCCACACGCCAGCGGCATCAGTCCGCACGCCCCTTATTCGGCACCGCCGGAGCTGATCAGCCGTTGTGTTGACCACGCGATCCATCTCGGACGCCCGCTTGCAATGCATGTTGCTGAATCACCCGCCGAACGTGAACTGCTGCAGCACGGCAGTGGGCCACTGGCGGATCAGTTGAGTACGCTTGGGCTGGACATGGAGTCGCATTTTCCGTGGGCGTCGTCGGATCCGTTTGGATGGCTTATCGATTTGCTTGCACGCGCACCTGCGGCATCGATTATTCACGGTAACAACCTCAGCCCAGCCGAAATGGAACGCGTCGCTAGCCATCCAACCCTCAGTGTCGTTTACTGTCCGCGCACTCATGCCTACTTCGGTCATGCTCCGCATCCCGTTGCCGATCTGGCCGCCGCTGGTGTAAACGTCGCCCTGGGGACTGACTCTCGTGCCAGTAACCCTGATCTGCAACTTTGGCGAGAAGTGCAGTTCCTATTGAATCATCGGCAAGATTTGAGCCCCCACACCGTCCTCCGCATGGCAACCTATGGAGGTGCGGCGGCGATGCTGCAGGACCACGATTACGGAACACTGTTACCCGGTCGCCTAGCCGCTTTTGCATCGGTGCCGACCACTGCCCACGATGTGAACCGTCTCTACGCAGACCTGGCTGTAGCCGATGCGAGCCAACTCACCCCGCTGTAA
- a CDS encoding peroxidase family protein, whose protein sequence is MTRNNIFDSSLQSIRQLQNDLRSRLQSQSKRRGKRGRQRRRLRGEMLETRRLLAADFDGSRHNSFDAEDVNDDGQVSAIDALTIINAINRNAKDESAMFTDVNNDGQRSALDALRVINRLNRDFDSLRGSGSAHNNNNNPQTIPALPDEVRSVDGTGNNLDDPLLGSAGQELIRFAAADYGDGISTPAGADRPSAREISNTLSDVIGEDVKSERGLSAFIYVWGQFIDHDLGLTEVSEGGESFNIEVPADDPLFDPTGSGEAVIPLTRSTFAEGTGTSVDNPAQQVNEITSYIDGSMVYGSDQATADGLRSFEGGRMNITDDGLIPLDETGMVIAGDVRASENISLAAIQTLFVREHNRLADEIAASNPDASDEEIYQQARAIVIGEIQAITYNEYLPTLLGEHAIGRYDGYDATVDPSIATEFSSAAYRFGHSTLNDDIEFFDNDGRAVRDEIELKDAFFNASLLEETGIDSILKYDSSSQSQEIDLEVVDGLRNFLFGPPGAGGFDLVALNIQRGRDHGLNDYNSTRAAYGLETVASFDDITSDAELQQKLEALYDDVDNIDLWVGLMAEDHLRGSSVGELTSTIIADQFERTRDGDRFYYENLFSGSELRTINSTTLADVIERNTSVEGLQENVFVMQAEVRGTVGTSAPQSSSLSSSRKSNADRLPTIGVEGAVVELLNDSGEVIDATATDRNGNYRFRSFTETGDYQIRLAATGETLDVLISSGSTRIRGLDLRLA, encoded by the coding sequence ATGACGCGGAACAATATTTTCGACAGTTCCCTGCAATCCATCCGTCAACTTCAAAACGACCTGCGCAGCCGCCTGCAGAGTCAGTCGAAACGACGGGGAAAACGTGGTCGTCAACGGCGTCGCCTGCGAGGGGAAATGCTCGAAACACGCCGCTTGCTCGCTGCCGACTTTGACGGCTCGCGACATAATTCATTCGACGCCGAGGACGTCAATGATGACGGGCAGGTTTCAGCCATCGACGCATTGACAATCATCAACGCTATCAACCGCAATGCGAAAGATGAGTCCGCGATGTTCACCGACGTCAACAACGATGGCCAGCGAAGCGCCCTCGATGCCCTGCGCGTGATCAACCGGCTCAATCGCGATTTCGATAGCCTGCGCGGCAGCGGGTCCGCGCACAACAACAACAACAATCCACAAACTATCCCAGCGCTTCCCGACGAAGTGCGTTCGGTCGACGGAACTGGCAACAACTTGGACGACCCGCTGCTCGGCAGCGCTGGCCAAGAGTTAATCCGCTTCGCCGCAGCGGATTATGGGGATGGCATTTCGACACCGGCAGGGGCGGATCGACCGAGCGCCCGCGAGATCAGCAACACCCTCTCAGATGTCATCGGCGAAGATGTCAAGAGCGAACGAGGGTTGTCAGCGTTCATCTACGTCTGGGGCCAATTCATTGACCACGACCTCGGGTTGACCGAGGTCAGTGAGGGTGGCGAATCGTTTAACATTGAGGTCCCTGCCGACGATCCGCTATTTGACCCCACCGGCAGCGGCGAAGCGGTGATTCCATTAACGCGATCAACGTTCGCAGAGGGAACCGGAACGTCGGTTGACAATCCGGCCCAACAGGTCAATGAGATTACATCGTATATCGATGGCTCGATGGTTTATGGTAGCGATCAAGCAACCGCCGACGGACTTCGCTCATTCGAGGGCGGTCGCATGAATATCACTGACGATGGTCTGATTCCTCTTGATGAGACCGGCATGGTCATCGCCGGAGATGTCCGAGCGAGTGAGAATATTTCTTTGGCCGCCATCCAGACGCTGTTCGTTCGCGAACACAATCGATTGGCCGACGAAATTGCCGCGAGCAATCCTGACGCAAGCGATGAGGAAATCTATCAGCAGGCACGTGCGATCGTGATCGGCGAAATCCAAGCAATCACCTACAACGAGTACCTACCAACACTATTGGGCGAGCATGCCATCGGGCGTTACGACGGCTATGACGCCACGGTTGACCCAAGTATCGCTACGGAGTTCTCCTCCGCCGCCTACCGGTTCGGTCACAGCACGCTGAACGACGACATTGAGTTCTTTGATAACGATGGGCGAGCAGTGCGGGACGAAATCGAGTTAAAAGATGCGTTCTTCAATGCGTCGTTGCTTGAAGAAACTGGGATCGACTCCATTCTGAAGTATGACTCCTCGTCACAATCCCAGGAAATCGATCTGGAGGTTGTCGATGGCCTACGAAACTTTCTGTTCGGCCCTCCCGGGGCTGGGGGCTTTGACTTGGTCGCGCTGAATATTCAACGCGGACGAGATCATGGATTGAACGACTACAACTCCACTCGCGCAGCCTATGGGCTCGAGACAGTAGCGTCGTTCGATGACATCACCAGTGACGCCGAACTGCAGCAAAAATTAGAGGCACTCTATGACGACGTCGATAATATCGATTTATGGGTTGGGTTGATGGCAGAGGATCATTTGCGGGGATCCTCTGTCGGTGAGCTGACCAGCACTATCATCGCCGATCAGTTCGAGCGAACTCGCGATGGGGATCGATTCTACTACGAGAACCTCTTTTCCGGCTCGGAGTTACGGACGATCAACAGCACCACTCTGGCTGACGTGATTGAACGAAACACATCCGTGGAGGGACTGCAGGAAAACGTGTTCGTCATGCAGGCAGAGGTCCGAGGGACGGTCGGGACGAGTGCTCCGCAATCGTCGTCGCTAAGTTCATCGCGCAAGTCAAACGCTGATCGTCTGCCAACCATTGGCGTCGAAGGGGCTGTGGTGGAACTACTCAATGACTCGGGTGAGGTCATCGACGCTACCGCAACGGATCGGAACGGCAATTATCGTTTCCGGTCGTTTACAGAGACCGGGGACTATCAAATTCGCTTGGCGGCCACGGGAGAAACGCTCGATGTGCTGATCTCCAGTGGCAGTACTCGCATCCGTGGATTGGATTTGAGGCTAGCGTAG
- a CDS encoding AraC family transcriptional regulator, whose translation MPNTRSVALFIETSNAYARGLLDGVLAYVRSHEPWALYLPEQERGAPPPQWLAHWRGDGIIARIETDVIAKRLARLKVPVIDVSAARHSWTVPYVETNDDRIAELAVEHFLERGFTRFAYCGDPGFAWSQLRQDAFQKCVARSAGELYLYDSISRWDRDYSWTTEKARLSQWISGLPQPIGIFACYDIKAQQLLQVCRDLSIAVPESIAVLGVDNDRLVCELSTPPLSSVIPNARRTGYEAAALLDRMMLGEPVPATGHFIDPLGIETRQSTDILAIDDPEVAAALRYIRENAWRGINVADVLAVVPLSRRVLESRFRKRLGRTPHEEIVRLRIDRVKQMLHDTDISLAVIAGRCGFENSEYLSVAFRREVGQTPSGYRKQLRLKNSDS comes from the coding sequence ATGCCCAATACTCGATCTGTCGCACTATTCATCGAAACGTCCAACGCTTATGCACGCGGACTGCTCGACGGTGTGCTCGCCTACGTGCGCAGCCATGAACCGTGGGCGCTTTATTTGCCCGAGCAAGAACGTGGGGCTCCGCCACCGCAATGGTTAGCCCATTGGCGAGGCGACGGGATCATCGCTCGTATTGAAACCGATGTCATTGCCAAACGCCTAGCACGATTAAAAGTCCCGGTCATCGATGTGAGTGCGGCGCGACACTCGTGGACAGTGCCCTATGTAGAAACAAATGATGATCGCATTGCAGAACTTGCGGTGGAGCACTTTCTCGAGCGCGGGTTTACCCGCTTCGCCTACTGCGGTGACCCGGGATTCGCATGGTCTCAGTTGCGACAGGACGCATTCCAGAAGTGTGTGGCAAGGTCGGCAGGCGAGTTGTACCTTTATGATTCAATCTCTCGCTGGGACCGAGACTACTCTTGGACGACCGAGAAAGCGCGACTATCTCAGTGGATCAGTGGATTGCCCCAGCCGATTGGAATCTTCGCGTGCTACGACATCAAAGCACAGCAACTCCTGCAGGTCTGCCGTGATTTGTCGATTGCAGTGCCCGAGTCGATCGCCGTTCTTGGCGTGGACAACGACCGTCTAGTCTGCGAGCTATCGACGCCTCCGTTATCGAGCGTGATTCCCAACGCGCGCAGGACTGGTTACGAAGCGGCCGCCCTGTTGGATCGAATGATGTTGGGTGAACCCGTCCCAGCAACGGGTCACTTTATCGATCCACTGGGAATTGAAACGCGACAGTCGACGGACATTCTGGCGATTGATGATCCAGAGGTGGCGGCAGCTCTGCGCTACATTCGCGAGAATGCGTGGCGAGGAATTAACGTTGCTGATGTGCTGGCGGTGGTTCCACTATCACGAAGGGTTCTCGAGAGTCGTTTCCGCAAACGATTAGGCCGAACGCCTCACGAAGAGATTGTCCGCCTGCGAATCGACCGCGTCAAACAGATGCTTCACGACACGGATATCTCCCTCGCAGTGATCGCTGGAAGATGCGGTTTTGAAAACTCCGAGTACCTATCCGTCGCCTTTCGCCGCGAGGTGGGGCAGACGCCCAGCGGGTATCGAAAACAGTTGCGTCTGAAAAACTCTGATAGCTAG
- a CDS encoding Gfo/Idh/MocA family protein, whose protein sequence is MSGSKVKMAMVGLGFGSEFIPIYQAHPDAEITAICRRNEAELNKTGDQFGIDTRYTDYADVLADPNVDCVHINSPISDHASMSLAALDAGKHVMCTVPMATTVEECRQLVEKVKQTGLRYMMAETVVYSREYLFIKQMYDTGELGKIQHLAASHPQNMDGWPAYWEEMIPMHYATHVVSPCLGLVDGLAEYVSCFGSGTVREDIAAKSGNRFAVETCHIKIQDSDLTAHIWRFLYDVARQYRESFDVYGTKKSFEWTLIENAPHVLHTAHKPEPEIPEAIEVPDFAHLLPEPIQRFTLPAEIHDAEHLSFVQGGGHGGSHPHLVHEFVSAIRDGRDPRPAAVTSANWTCVGICAHESAMKGGEIVRLPEFTRQR, encoded by the coding sequence ATGAGTGGTAGTAAAGTCAAAATGGCAATGGTTGGACTGGGGTTTGGATCGGAATTCATTCCCATTTACCAAGCACACCCTGACGCTGAGATCACGGCAATTTGTCGGCGCAACGAGGCGGAGTTGAACAAGACCGGCGACCAGTTCGGCATCGATACACGCTATACCGACTACGCAGACGTGCTCGCCGATCCCAATGTCGATTGTGTGCATATCAACAGCCCGATCAGTGATCACGCATCAATGTCTCTGGCCGCTCTCGACGCTGGCAAGCATGTGATGTGCACGGTGCCGATGGCAACGACGGTCGAAGAGTGCCGGCAACTCGTCGAAAAAGTGAAGCAGACCGGTTTGCGTTACATGATGGCCGAAACGGTTGTCTATAGCCGAGAGTACCTGTTCATCAAACAAATGTACGACACCGGAGAGCTTGGCAAGATTCAGCACTTGGCTGCCTCGCACCCGCAGAACATGGACGGCTGGCCTGCCTACTGGGAAGAGATGATCCCGATGCATTACGCGACGCACGTCGTGAGCCCGTGTTTGGGATTAGTCGATGGATTGGCTGAATACGTCAGTTGCTTCGGTTCGGGCACGGTGCGCGAAGATATCGCGGCCAAGTCGGGCAATCGATTCGCTGTGGAAACCTGTCACATCAAGATTCAGGATAGTGATCTGACCGCGCATATTTGGCGTTTCCTCTATGACGTTGCTCGCCAATACCGAGAGAGTTTTGACGTTTACGGGACGAAGAAGAGCTTCGAATGGACATTGATTGAGAATGCGCCGCATGTGCTCCATACGGCGCATAAACCAGAGCCCGAGATTCCTGAAGCCATCGAGGTGCCCGACTTCGCACATCTGCTGCCCGAACCGATCCAGCGGTTCACACTGCCGGCGGAAATACATGACGCGGAACATCTATCGTTCGTCCAAGGCGGCGGCCACGGAGGATCGCATCCGCACCTCGTTCACGAGTTCGTCAGTGCCATCCGAGACGGTCGCGACCCGCGGCCCGCCGCCGTCACGTCCGCAAACTGGACCTGCGTCGGGATCTGCGCCCACGAGTCAGCGATGAAGGGAGGCGAAATCGTTCGGCTGCCAGAGTTCACTCGCCAGAGGTAG